A segment of the Tissierellales bacterium genome:
AGGTACTCTCAAAACTTGATTTCACCTTATTTCTACAAAGTCCATTCATTAAAGCTTCCATTGTTAAGTTTCCACCATCCTTAACTCTCTAGAAATGGAACACTTTAACTACTACTCTTTGTCATAGAATTTCTTTTATTAAATTAGAGTAATGTTACCATAAAATTTTCCCTAAGTCAATAGTAAGTGAAGAATGGTATTAGTATAATAAGCAAGTAATAGAACGCTCTTCATTAAATCTAGCATATATGTGGTTTTTAGAAATAAGCCCGGAGGTACGTCTACACAATCTAAATTAACTGCAATTGCAGTTAATTTAAGGAGAATAGTAAACATACTATCCTCTAAAATGTCTTCGTTTCTTGATGTTTCTAAGTTATATTTAATATTTTACAAGAAGATACCAACTTAATGATTAGATGGGAATTTTAAACTGGACTTTTTCAATGGTCTCGGACGGCCCTGTTTGACTCACTCATTCATTATTTCTTTTTCATTCTCACTAATCTATTTAATAATACCCTTATTTCTTTAACTTTTAATATACTACATAAAATAGTGTAAATAAAACCGCCTAAACCTATAGTAAATACAAGTACTATTAGTTGTATTATATTTTTATCCGGAAGTAATGAAGTAAGACCAAAATAAGTGACTTTTACAACTAAACCCATAATTATAGCAGAAATTAAAGTTTTTATAAAACATTCCATATATCTTTTTAACCCCATAGCGCCTTTCATTTTCTTCCTTAAACTTACAAACAAAAATAAGGTACTAACGGTAAGTGATATACTTGTAGCCAAAGCTAAGCCTGAATGGGCCATGGGTTTCACTAAAATAATATTAAAAATTAAATTTATAATAACTGCTATAATTCCATTTACCATAGGAGTAATAGTATCTTGAAAAGAATAATAAACCTTATTTAACATTAATCTTAAAGAAGAACCTACTAATCCTAAAGAATAGAAAATTAAAGCCTGACTAGTCATTAAAGTTGCCGTTTCATCGAAAGCTCCCCTTTGGAAAAAGATTTTTACTACAGGCTGTGCCAATAGTACAATTCCAATAGTTGCTGGTACAGTTATTATAAGTATTATATTTATTCCTTCAGCCATTATTTCCTTCACTTGATTTGTATCGTTTTGATTAAAGGCCCTTGACAACATTGGAAAAATAACAGTGGTAATAGCCGTAACAAACACGCTAATTACTAAACTATTAATTTTAGCAGAATAATTTAAAGCTGAAATACTACCTTCTACCAAGTCAGAAGCTAAAGTCTTATCTATTACAGTATTTATTTGCTGTACTGCTGAACCTAAAAGCACTGGTAGAACTAGTATCATTGCCTTATTTATATATCTATCCTTTAAATCCACATCAAAGCTATACTTATATCCTAATCTTTTAGTTGCTGGTACTTGGATTAAAAATTGAGCTGATGCTGCTATTACACTAGCAACCATAAGTCCTACTACTCCTAGTTTATTAGAAAATATAAATAAGTATATTATATAAACTAAATTAAAAGGAATTCCAGCAATAGCTGGAGGACCAAAGATTTCACTACTTTGAAGAAAACCTGAAAATATATAAGTAAAGCCTAAAAAAATCATAATTGGTAGTCCTATTCTATTAAGCTTTACTGCCAATTTAAACTGCTCACCTGTAAAACCTTTGGCCAATATTCGAATTACTACAGGAGAAAGAAAATATCCTAATATGCCTAATACAATGGTTATTATGAAGACTACATTTAAAACATTGTTTAAATACTTAACCTTGTGTTTCTTTCCCTTTTTTTCTTCAATTTCAGAAAATATCGGTATAAGGGTAGTATTTAAAGCTGCCCCAACAGTACTCATAATAAGAACTGTTGCTGTCATAGCTACAAAATATGTATCCGTCTCATATCCTGAACCAAATTTATAAGCAATGAGCATTTCCCTAATAAAACCTAAAAATTTACTAATTAAAGTAAGTACGGCTATCATTGCAGCCGACTTTGCTACTTTTTTTGTATTAGACATAAAACTTTCCCTCCTAATTTATTGAACTACTCTATTATATAAAATTCAACAAACTTTATCAATCAGTCATAGTGAGTAATACCCAGGAAATTTGCACTTTACCATATTATTTGTTATAATCCAGGTTAAACCACTTTTTCACTATCCATACTAAAATTTAATTTTTATACAAACTATACAACATGAAAGGAGTGTCCATTTCCAATGAATACAAGTAAAACAAAAAAAGCTATAGCTTTAGAAAGAGCCTGTGAGTTAAAATCTGAAATTGAGGACTATCTTGAGGTAAGGGATAAAATCCCAAAGGGTATGTCGAAAGAACAAGAAAGAAAAACTGAGGAAAAAAAACAAAAGATACTTTCACTTCTAAATGCTAGTGAAAAAGATTGGAATGATTATAAGTGGCAGTTGAGCAATAGAATCACCGACTTAAATATATTAAAACAGGTAGTTTCTTTGACTCAAGAAGAAATAAGTGATATTAAAAATGTCGGTCAAAAATATCGTTGGGGCATTTCTCCATATTACCTTTCCCTAATAGATGACGATAACAAATTTGATCCAGTTAAACTACAGTCTATCCCCACAAAATTTGAATTAACAAATGAAGGCGACTCGGACCCTATGAGTGAAGAATTTACTAACCCGGCTGGGGTCATAACGAGAAGGTATCCCGATAGACTTATAATAAATGTTACAAATATATGTGCAATGTATTGTAGACATTGTCAAAGGAGAAGAAACATAGGTTCCTCAGACCATCACAATTCAAAAGAAGACCTCATAGATTCCATAGAATATATAAAAGCTAACCCTGAAATAAGGGATGTTTTAATTACAGGAGGAGATGCCTTAGCCTTATCTGATGATATGCTAGATTGGTTACTTGGGGAACTATATAAAATTCCAACTGTAGATTATATACGACTAGGAACTAGAACCTTGGTGACTATGCCTCAAAGAATTACTGATAATCTTGTTAGTATATTAAAGAAGTATCCACCAATCTATATAAATACTCAATTTAATCATCCTATGGAAATAACTAAAGAATCTAAAAAAGCCTGTGATAAATTATCTCTTGCAGGGATTCCTTTGGGAAATCAAGCGGTATTACTAAATGGAATAAACAATAATAAATATGTAATGCGCCTTTTAAATCATGAACTTTTAAAATGTAGAGTTAGGCCTTATTATATATTTCATGCTAAAAATGTTATTGGAACCACCCATTTTAATACATCTATTGATGATGGCATAGAAATAATAGAACATCTGAGAGGATATACCTCTGGAATGGCTATACCAACCTATATAGTAAATGCTCCTAATGGAAAAGGTAAAACTCCTATTTCACCGCAATACTTAATTTCAAGAGGAAGAGATTATATTAAGTTTAGGACATGGGAAGGAAATATAGTAGATTATCCTAATAAGCCGACTCAGGATATTAAAGAAATGTTATCTAAATGAATTTATAAAAAATACCCAAATTTTTAATAATGGTTGTTAAAAAGTCACTGCCTAAATAAAAACTTAACTTAATTTTATGCTTTTAACTTCGTCAAACTTTTAAGCTTTCACCATAGCTAATCAAAAATATTATCTTCACTCATCCTTTACAGTATAACGCTAGGATGAACATATTCTATCACAGTAATTTAATACTATTTGAAAAAGTATAAAAATTTATAAAAAGGAAAATATAGCATTTAGTAAAATATTAACCTAGTTGGTAGAACAATTTCAAATATTTATTACTCTAATTAAAAGATAGGTAATTAAATATAAATAAAATAGCTCACTTAAATACAACAGAATTTGTTTAAGCATAATAAAATTTACTTAATTCTTTTATAATTAATAGAGGATAGATAGTATATAGTAAGACTATCTATTCTCTATGCTTTTAATTAAGATATTTTATACCTCCATTGGCATATTTAATTTACTTAAAATATCCGTTAAATTATCTTTATATTTTTCATATCCTACACTTTTTCTATCCCTTGGTCTATCTAGATCTATGTACATATCTTCTACTATTCTTCCTTTATCTGTTGACATTACGATTACCCTATCACTTAAATAAATAGCCTCATCCACATCATGGGTTACCATAACAACTGTAGTCCTATCTTCTAACCAAATATCTTCCAATTCATCCTGTAATCTTTGTCTCATTTGAAAGTCTAATGCCCCCAAAGGCTCGTCCATTAAAAGTACATCTGGTGTTGTCGCTAATGCTCTTACTAATGCGGTCCTTTGTTTCATTCCACCTGAAATTTGATGTGGATATAAATTTTCTTTACCTTCTAATTGGGCTACCTTCAATAAATGTTCTAATCTTTCTTTTCTTGTGTCTTTTGGCATCTTAGTCTGTTTCATTGGAAATAATATATTTTCTTTTACAGTCATCCATGGAAATAAAGCGTAGTTTTGAAATACAAATCCTCTATCTGGTCCTGCCTTTTTCACCTCATTCCCTCCTACTAATGTAGCCCCTAAATCAGCCTTTTGAAATCCTGCTATTATTGTTAAAAGTGTAGTTTTTCCACAACCCGATGGACCTAATAAAGATATAAATTGACCTTTTTCTATTTCAAAACTAATATCCTTAAGAACTTGATTTTTCTTTCCATTATTCATAAAAGTTTTATTTATTTTTTCTACTTTTAGTTCTTTCACTATATATGCCTCCATTTAGTAAGTGCTCTATTAATAAACTGTAGTATCCTATCAATACCAAAGCCAACAAACGCAGACATAAACATAAGTGCCATAAGCACATCCGTTTGCATCTTAGTTTGGGCTTCAACCATAGAGTAGCCAAGACCGGCACTCGTAGCAATGAACTCAGCTCAGATAACAGACATCCAGCCAGTACCCACTGCAATTCTTGCCCCAGTAAGTACATTTGGTAATGATGCTGGAATTATTATATTGATAAATATACTAAATGGTCCAGCTCCCATACTTTTAGCTCCATTATAATAGTCTTTCGATATATTCTTAACACCTTCAATAGTATTTAATATAATTGGAAATATCCCAGATAATGCTATCATAAATATAGTAGGCCCATCCCCTATCCCAAGCCAAATTATTGTAAGAGGAACCCAAGCCATAATAGGTATTTGCCTAACTGAATCTATTATGCCTCCCAGCATTTTTTCCGCAGTCTGTGAAAGCCCCATTATATATCCTAAAGGTACTCCTACAAATAATGCAACTAAAAATCCTTTCATAACTCTTTGCATTGTAATAAATAAATTAATTAGAATTTCAGTATCTGTCACTGAATTAAACAATGCTAAGGCTGTTGCTCTTGGAGTAGGTAAAAGCAAAGGTACATTTATTTTCATAGCAAGATACTGCCATAATCCTGCAATAATTAAAAAAACAAGGATTTTATATATTCCATCTTTTAGCCCCTTTTTTGTCACTTCTTTACTTTTCAATCTTCCATCAAAACCTGAATTTTTATCTTCCATTTCTCTAGCCCCCCTTCTTGTAGATTATTTTTTGTATAATTATAAAAATGCTCTTTTAATTTCATATCATTTGTCATTAAATCCTTTAGGGACATATTATAACTTTCTATAAATCTCTTAAATTCAAGACTTTCTTTAAATTCTTCACTTACTAATAGTACATATGTATTGTAGTCTTCATCTAAAACTGTATCTTCTTTTTTCCCATTCAAATGTATGCCTTTCATAAAGTCTATTACAATAGCATCTACTTCATCATTTTCCAATGCATATGGAAGGGCACCCAGCATCATTGGTACTATTTCAACATCTTCACCAAATCTTTTTTTAATTAATTGTTTTTGATAATCCCTATCTTGAGTCATACCTACTTTTTGAGGCTTATCTGTTTTCATTACAAAAATATCAGAGTTCTTTATGCACTCACAAACGACTTCAAATCCTTCTACATTCTCTAAAAAATCCTCAGCTGCTTCCTTGCAAATTATAGCCATATCTAAAATATCTGAGCTCAAGGCCCATTGAGTAGTTTTAGCTCAGCAATCTTTAATAAAATATGCCTCCATTTCATCCTCTCCTAAACCTGAAAGGTTCCCATGTCGAATCATATAATCTACTACAAAACCAGACGTATCATCTGATACACCTATTTTTATCTTTTCACCTAAGTTTTCTTCTGGTAAAATAAATGCTATGGATATTATTAATCCAATAATAAATGTAATTAAAAGTA
Coding sequences within it:
- the murJ gene encoding murein biosynthesis integral membrane protein MurJ; protein product: MSNTKKVAKSAAMIAVLTLISKFLGFIREMLIAYKFGSGYETDTYFVAMTATVLIMSTVGAALNTTLIPIFSEIEEKKGKKHKVKYLNNVLNVVFIITIVLGILGYFLSPVVIRILAKGFTGEQFKLAVKLNRIGLPIMIFLGFTYIFSGFLQSSEIFGPPAIAGIPFNLVYIIYLFIFSNKLGVVGLMVASVIAASAQFLIQVPATKRLGYKYSFDVDLKDRYINKAMILVLPVLLGSAVQQINTVIDKTLASDLVEGSISALNYSAKINSLVISVFVTAITTVIFPMLSRAFNQNDTNQVKEIMAEGINIILIITVPATIGIVLLAQPVVKIFFQRGAFDETATLMTSQALIFYSLGLVGSSLRLMLNKVYYSFQDTITPMVNGIIAVIINLIFNIILVKPMAHSGLALATSISLTVSTLFLFVSLRKKMKGAMGLKRYMECFIKTLISAIIMGLVVKVTYFGLTSLLPDKNIIQLIVLVFTIGLGGFIYTILCSILKVKEIRVLLNRLVRMKKK
- the eam gene encoding glutamate 2,3-aminomutase, whose protein sequence is MNTSKTKKAIALERACELKSEIEDYLEVRDKIPKGMSKEQERKTEEKKQKILSLLNASEKDWNDYKWQLSNRITDLNILKQVVSLTQEEISDIKNVGQKYRWGISPYYLSLIDDDNKFDPVKLQSIPTKFELTNEGDSDPMSEEFTNPAGVITRRYPDRLIINVTNICAMYCRHCQRRRNIGSSDHHNSKEDLIDSIEYIKANPEIRDVLITGGDALALSDDMLDWLLGELYKIPTVDYIRLGTRTLVTMPQRITDNLVSILKKYPPIYINTQFNHPMEITKESKKACDKLSLAGIPLGNQAVLLNGINNNKYVMRLLNHELLKCRVRPYYIFHAKNVIGTTHFNTSIDDGIEIIEHLRGYTSGMAIPTYIVNAPNGKGKTPISPQYLISRGRDYIKFRTWEGNIVDYPNKPTQDIKEMLSK
- the saoA gene encoding ABC transporter ATP-binding protein SaoA, coding for MKELKVEKINKTFMNNGKKNQVLKDISFEIEKGQFISLLGPSGCGKTTLLTIIAGFQKADLGATLVGGNEVKKAGPDRGFVFQNYALFPWMTVKENILFPMKQTKMPKDTRKERLEHLLKVAQLEGKENLYPHQISGGMKQRTALVRALATTPDVLLMDEPLGALDFQMRQRLQDELEDIWLEDRTTVVMVTHDVDEAIYLSDRVIVMSTDKGRIVEDMYIDLDRPRDRKSVGYEKYKDNLTDILSKLNMPMEV
- the saoP gene encoding ABC transporter permease subunit SaoP (Most members of this family are selenoproteins with the selenocysteine residue at the channel-gating position.), whose translation is MEDKNSGFDGRLKSKEVTKKGLKDGIYKILVFLIIAGLWQYLAMKINVPLLLPTPRATALALFNSVTDTEILINLFITMQRVMKGFLVALFVGVPLGYIMGLSQTAEKMLGGIIDSVRQIPIMAWVPLTIIWLGIGDGPTIFMIALSGIFPIILNTIEGVKNISKDYYNGAKSMGAGPFSIFINIIIPASLPNVLTGARIAVGTGWMSVIUAEFIATSAGLGYSMVEAQTKMQTDVLMALMFMSAFVGFGIDRILQFINRALTKWRHI
- the saoB gene encoding ABC transporter substrate-binding (seleno)protein SaoB, whose protein sequence is MAIICKEAAEDFLENVEGFEVVCECIKNSDIFVMKTDKPQKVGMTQDRDYQKQLIKKRFGEDVEIVPMMLGALPYALENDEVDAIVIDFMKGIHLNGKKEDTVLDEDYNTYVLLVSEEFKESLEFKRFIESYNMSLKDLMTNDMKLKEHFYNYTKNNLQEGGLEKWKIKIQVLMED